A single Microbacterium protaetiae DNA region contains:
- a CDS encoding ABC transporter ATP-binding protein, giving the protein MSTVVGTRGEDRNDYTKSESRAIRQRSLRLLGSLLSPMRWLVVLCGVVVVVSTAFQVIGPTLIAYGINTALPRALAADWMPAFGITIAYIVVGVLGALLMGWFVVLSAKLTQTILLDLRTRIFRHTQRLSLEFHETYTSGRIISRQTSDLEAIRELLDGGLTQLVSGVLFGVFTLISLFLLDWRSGAVIIVMGVPLAFLMRWFYGQSQKGFRASRVVSARLIVQFVETMTGIRAVKAFRKERRNDAEFGEISSEYRRVNLRLVNLFGIFEPGLILLANITMAVVLLWGAFRVIDGTLLIGSLLAAVMYIRNFFSPLQEVAMFLNSYQSATAALEKVSGVLEEEPSVPDPVKPIDLWEARGHLAFDDVEFAYGAGKVILPDFSLDIPAGQTIALVGTTGAGKSTLAKLVSRFYDPTDGSVRLDGVDLRDLHPKDLRRAIVMVTQEAYLFSGTVADNIALGKPDATLDEIRAAARAVGADVFIESLPDGYDTDVNKRGGRVSAGQRQLISFARAFLANPAVLILDEATASLDMPSERQVQEALQTLLADRTAIIIAHRLSTVAIADRVLVMEHGRIIEDDAPDALIAGTGKFAQLHAAWRESLV; this is encoded by the coding sequence GTGAGTACGGTCGTCGGAACCCGCGGTGAAGACCGCAACGACTACACGAAGTCCGAGAGTCGCGCGATCCGGCAGCGCTCGCTGCGCCTGCTGGGCTCGCTTCTGTCGCCGATGCGCTGGCTCGTCGTGCTCTGCGGTGTGGTGGTCGTCGTCTCAACCGCGTTCCAGGTGATCGGCCCCACGCTGATCGCGTACGGGATCAACACGGCGCTGCCGCGCGCGTTGGCAGCCGATTGGATGCCGGCGTTCGGCATCACCATCGCCTATATCGTCGTCGGCGTTCTCGGGGCGCTGCTGATGGGCTGGTTCGTCGTGCTGTCGGCCAAGCTCACGCAGACGATCCTGCTCGACCTGCGCACCCGGATCTTCCGGCACACCCAGCGGCTGAGCCTGGAGTTCCACGAGACGTACACCTCAGGCCGCATCATCTCGCGGCAGACGAGCGACCTCGAGGCCATCCGCGAGTTGCTCGACGGCGGACTAACCCAGCTCGTCTCGGGGGTGCTGTTCGGCGTCTTCACGCTCATCTCGCTGTTCCTACTCGACTGGCGCAGTGGGGCTGTCATCATCGTCATGGGCGTGCCGCTTGCGTTCCTCATGCGCTGGTTCTACGGGCAGTCGCAGAAGGGATTCCGCGCATCGCGCGTGGTCTCGGCACGGCTGATCGTGCAGTTCGTCGAGACCATGACGGGCATTCGCGCTGTCAAGGCGTTCCGCAAGGAGCGCCGGAACGACGCGGAGTTCGGCGAGATCTCGTCGGAGTACCGCCGGGTGAACCTGCGTCTGGTGAACCTGTTCGGCATCTTCGAGCCGGGGCTGATCCTGCTGGCGAACATCACCATGGCGGTCGTGCTGCTGTGGGGCGCCTTCCGAGTGATCGACGGCACGCTGCTCATCGGTTCGCTGCTGGCGGCAGTGATGTACATCCGCAACTTCTTCAGCCCCCTGCAAGAGGTCGCGATGTTCCTGAACTCGTACCAGTCGGCGACCGCCGCGCTCGAGAAGGTGTCGGGTGTCCTCGAGGAGGAGCCCAGCGTTCCCGATCCGGTCAAGCCGATCGACCTGTGGGAGGCCCGTGGTCACCTCGCGTTCGACGATGTCGAGTTCGCCTACGGTGCCGGCAAGGTCATTCTGCCCGACTTCTCGCTCGACATCCCCGCGGGTCAGACGATCGCGCTGGTGGGAACCACCGGTGCCGGCAAGTCGACGCTGGCCAAGCTCGTGTCGCGGTTCTATGACCCGACCGATGGCTCGGTGCGCCTGGACGGCGTGGATCTGCGCGACCTGCACCCGAAGGACCTGCGCCGCGCGATAGTGATGGTCACGCAGGAGGCCTATCTTTTCAGCGGCACGGTCGCCGACAACATTGCGCTCGGCAAGCCCGACGCGACGCTCGACGAGATCCGCGCGGCGGCGCGGGCAGTGGGGGCGGACGTCTTCATCGAGAGCCTTCCCGACGGGTACGACACCGACGTGAACAAGCGCGGCGGTCGCGTCTCAGCCGGCCAGCGGCAGCTGATCTCGTTCGCCCGCGCGTTCTTGGCCAACCCGGCGGTGCTGATCCTCGACGAGGCGACGGCCTCGCTCGACATGCCCAGCGAGCGTCAGGTGCAAGAGGCGCTGCAGACTCTGCTGGCCGACCGCACGGCGATCATCATCGCGCACCGGCTGTCGACGG
- a CDS encoding ABC transporter ATP-binding protein: protein MSSSSSQRLSTPRALARLIPFVKPVLPRLIGGLFTALAGALMTLIIPLVLQGAVDGPIADKNLPLIVWVCLGVLVLGVLEAVFVFLRRAFVLGPATKVEYRIRQDFYERLQRLPVAFHDRWQSGQLLSRMMQDISLVRRWIAFGLIMLIVNVLTIIIGTVLLFRWHWALGTSLIVLSIPLWFFGYRFEQRYGALTRQSQDQAGDLATSVEESVHGIRVLKAFGRGKHALQKFTRQADTLRGTEMRKAHEVGLLWFWLDSVPMLAFGVCLLLGIWLASLGQLTVGELFAFFAMATALRWPLESLGFLFSFLMDTRTATDRVFEVFAEQNSITDPAEPATITEPRGELIFRGVHFRYPDSRADEADLLDGIDLALRPGETMALVGLTGSGKTTLTTLPGRLYDVTGGALELDGVDVRELSLGELRRHIAMAFEDATLFSASVRENVLLGRDDLDIHSPEAQAVLDEALQTAQAQFAYELPDGVDTTVGEEGLSLSGGQRQRLALARAVAAAPTVMVLDDPLSALDVDTEALVEAALRRVLASTTALIVAHRSSTVALADRVALLENGRISAVGTHAELLHTSEHYRYVISSLEVEDQHVRETEVNL, encoded by the coding sequence ATGAGTTCTTCGTCTTCGCAACGACTGTCCACGCCGCGCGCGCTCGCGCGGCTCATCCCCTTCGTCAAACCGGTGCTGCCGCGCCTGATCGGAGGCCTTTTCACGGCACTCGCCGGCGCGCTGATGACGCTGATCATCCCTCTGGTGCTGCAGGGAGCCGTCGACGGGCCCATCGCCGACAAGAACCTGCCGCTGATCGTCTGGGTCTGCCTGGGCGTTCTGGTTCTCGGCGTGCTTGAGGCCGTGTTCGTGTTCCTGCGCCGTGCCTTCGTGCTCGGCCCGGCGACCAAGGTCGAGTACCGCATTCGCCAGGACTTCTACGAGCGGCTGCAACGGCTGCCGGTCGCCTTTCACGACCGGTGGCAGTCCGGGCAGCTGCTCAGCCGGATGATGCAGGACATCAGCCTCGTGCGCCGCTGGATAGCATTCGGCCTGATCATGCTGATCGTCAATGTGCTCACGATCATCATCGGCACGGTGCTGCTGTTCCGCTGGCACTGGGCGCTGGGAACGTCGCTGATCGTGCTCTCGATTCCGCTGTGGTTCTTCGGCTACCGCTTTGAGCAGCGCTACGGCGCTCTCACGCGGCAGAGTCAGGATCAGGCCGGTGATCTGGCCACCTCGGTGGAGGAGAGCGTGCACGGCATCCGCGTGCTCAAGGCGTTCGGGCGCGGCAAGCATGCGTTGCAGAAGTTCACGCGGCAGGCAGACACACTGCGCGGAACCGAGATGCGCAAGGCGCACGAGGTCGGGCTGCTCTGGTTCTGGCTCGACTCCGTGCCGATGCTCGCCTTCGGCGTATGTCTGCTGCTGGGAATCTGGCTGGCCAGTCTCGGCCAGTTGACCGTCGGCGAGCTGTTCGCGTTCTTCGCGATGGCGACCGCCCTGCGCTGGCCGCTCGAGTCGCTCGGCTTTCTCTTCTCATTCCTGATGGACACCCGCACCGCGACCGACCGTGTCTTCGAGGTGTTCGCCGAGCAGAACAGCATCACCGATCCAGCCGAACCGGCCACGATCACCGAGCCTCGCGGCGAACTCATCTTCCGCGGCGTGCACTTCCGCTACCCCGACTCGCGCGCAGACGAAGCCGACCTGCTCGACGGCATCGACCTCGCGCTGCGCCCCGGTGAGACCATGGCGCTGGTCGGGCTGACCGGATCGGGCAAGACGACGTTGACCACCCTTCCGGGCCGCCTGTACGACGTGACCGGCGGAGCCCTCGAACTCGACGGCGTCGACGTGCGGGAGCTGAGCCTGGGCGAGCTGCGGCGGCACATTGCGATGGCGTTCGAAGATGCCACGTTGTTCTCGGCGTCGGTGCGTGAGAACGTTCTGCTCGGACGCGACGACCTCGACATCCACAGCCCCGAAGCGCAGGCGGTTCTCGACGAGGCGCTGCAGACCGCGCAGGCGCAGTTTGCCTACGAACTGCCGGACGGCGTCGACACGACAGTGGGTGAAGAGGGCCTGAGCCTGTCGGGCGGGCAGCGCCAGCGCCTCGCGTTGGCGCGTGCGGTCGCGGCGGCACCGACGGTGATGGTGCTCGACGATCCGCTGTCGGCATTGGATGTCGACACCGAGGCGCTCGTCGAGGCGGCATTGCGGCGCGTGCTGGCCAGCACCACAGCCCTGATCGTTGCGCACCGCTCCTCGACGGTCGCATTGGCCGACCGGGTGGCGCTGCTCGAAAACGGAAGGATCAGCGCCGTGGGCACCCATGCCGAACTGCTGCACACGAGTGAGCATTACCGCTACGTGATCTCGAGCCTCGAGGTCGAGGATCAGCACGTGCGAGAAACGGAGGTGAACCTGTGA
- a CDS encoding methylated-DNA--[protein]-cysteine S-methyltransferase, giving the protein MTALIETLETPDGPFTIVSDAGNVLASGWTSNADAVVARIHVSLRPRDIVPGATDAAAAVRAYYVGDLSAIDAVPVRQHGTAMQRDGWAALRRISPGRPLSYTELAAAVGHPAAVRAAASICARNAPALFVPCHRVLRGDGSLGGFAWGLDVKRQLLAREAAAAPH; this is encoded by the coding sequence ATGACTGCCCTCATCGAGACCCTCGAGACCCCCGACGGCCCGTTCACGATCGTCAGCGACGCCGGGAACGTGCTCGCGTCGGGCTGGACGAGCAACGCGGACGCGGTCGTCGCGCGCATCCATGTGAGCCTGCGACCTCGCGATATCGTGCCGGGTGCGACGGATGCCGCAGCCGCTGTCCGGGCGTACTACGTCGGAGACCTCTCCGCGATCGACGCGGTGCCCGTACGGCAGCACGGAACGGCGATGCAGCGTGACGGCTGGGCGGCGCTGCGCCGGATCTCGCCGGGCCGCCCGCTCTCGTACACCGAGCTCGCGGCCGCTGTGGGGCATCCGGCCGCGGTGCGGGCAGCGGCATCCATCTGCGCGCGCAATGCGCCGGCACTGTTCGTGCCGTGCCATCGCGTGCTGCGCGGCGACGGGTCGCTGGGCGGCTTCGCCTGGGGCCTGGACGTCAAGCGCCAGCTGCTCGCACGCGAGGCCGCCGCCGCCCCCCATTAG
- a CDS encoding DNA-3-methyladenine glycosylase 2 family protein yields the protein MSVTAMTFDERYRAIDTRDARFDGQFITAVRSTGIYCRPSCPARTPKPANVTFFPTAAAAHEAGYRACKRCLPDAAPGSPEWNLRTDAAGRAMRLIQDGVVEREGVPGLARRLGYSPRQLGRILTAELGAGPLALARAHRAHTARMLLVGTDLTAADVAFSAGFASIRQFNDTVREVFGMPPLQLRARRHLLPSTGEAGRVRLVLAHRAPIDLDGLFAWMRARAVDGVEEASETSYSRTLALPRGPGWMRIHADGDALRLDARLAHLADLPALIARARRLFDLDADPVGIDGALARHLELAPAVGAVPGMRVPGAVDAGEMLIRAMIGQQISVAAARTALTRLTHALGERLPGGALLFPTMAAIAERGAEVLRGPGARIRAITGAAAALADGSLQLGAGDDPVAQRAALLAMPGIGPWTADYVRMRITGDPDVFLPGDVAARAGAARLGLPGEAKALAAWAERAAPWRSYLTAHFWRAASTPLGSPEARATTQSAGAGDAEPPAETRGARPRVSAPRLNE from the coding sequence ATGAGCGTGACGGCGATGACCTTCGACGAGCGCTACCGTGCCATCGACACGCGCGACGCGCGCTTCGACGGGCAGTTCATCACGGCGGTGCGCTCGACCGGCATCTACTGCCGCCCGAGCTGCCCGGCGCGCACGCCGAAGCCCGCGAATGTGACGTTCTTCCCGACGGCGGCTGCCGCGCACGAGGCCGGTTACCGCGCCTGCAAACGCTGCCTGCCCGATGCGGCGCCGGGCTCGCCCGAATGGAATCTGCGAACGGATGCCGCAGGCCGAGCTATGCGCCTGATTCAAGACGGCGTCGTCGAGCGCGAGGGCGTGCCCGGCCTTGCCCGGCGCCTCGGGTATTCGCCCCGCCAGCTCGGCCGCATCCTGACCGCAGAACTCGGCGCCGGCCCCCTCGCCCTCGCCCGCGCGCATCGTGCGCACACGGCGCGCATGCTGCTGGTGGGCACCGATCTGACGGCGGCCGATGTCGCGTTCTCGGCCGGCTTCGCCAGCATCCGCCAATTCAACGACACCGTGCGGGAAGTGTTCGGGATGCCGCCGCTGCAGCTGCGTGCGCGCCGGCACCTGCTGCCCTCGACGGGTGAGGCAGGCCGGGTGCGGCTGGTGCTCGCGCATCGCGCACCGATCGATCTCGACGGACTGTTCGCCTGGATGCGCGCGCGAGCCGTCGACGGCGTCGAAGAGGCATCCGAGACCTCCTACAGCCGCACGCTCGCCCTGCCGCGCGGGCCCGGGTGGATGCGCATCCACGCCGACGGCGACGCGCTGCGCTTGGATGCCCGGCTCGCCCACCTCGCCGATCTGCCGGCGCTGATCGCCCGAGCACGGCGCCTGTTCGACCTCGACGCCGACCCTGTCGGCATCGACGGCGCTCTTGCGCGACATCTCGAACTCGCGCCCGCCGTCGGAGCGGTGCCGGGGATGCGCGTGCCCGGGGCGGTCGATGCGGGTGAGATGCTCATCCGCGCGATGATCGGCCAGCAGATCTCGGTGGCCGCGGCCCGCACCGCACTGACCCGGCTGACGCACGCGCTGGGGGAGCGCCTGCCCGGCGGGGCACTGTTGTTCCCGACCATGGCGGCGATCGCAGAGCGGGGTGCGGAAGTGCTGCGCGGGCCGGGCGCGCGCATCCGCGCGATCACCGGTGCGGCCGCGGCGCTGGCCGACGGATCGCTTCAGCTCGGCGCCGGAGACGACCCCGTCGCCCAGCGCGCTGCGTTGCTGGCGATGCCCGGCATCGGGCCGTGGACCGCCGACTATGTGCGGATGCGGATCACCGGCGATCCCGATGTTTTCCTGCCCGGCGACGTCGCCGCCCGCGCCGGTGCCGCTCGCCTCGGGCTGCCCGGTGAAGCGAAGGCGCTGGCGGCGTGGGCCGAGCGCGCCGCGCCGTGGCGCAGTTACCTGACCGCGCACTTCTGGCGCGCGGCATCCACCCCTCTCGGCTCGCCCGAGGCGCGTGCAACAACTCAGTCTGCGGGCGCCGGCGATGCGGAGCCGCCTGCGGAAACACGCGGGGCGAGGCCGCGCGTGTCCGCGCCCAGACTGAATGAGTGA
- a CDS encoding dihydrolipoyl dehydrogenase family protein, with the protein MDTYDLIVIGAGPVGENVADRAVQSGLTAVIVESELVGGECSYWACMPSKGLLRPAAALRAARDIDGARQAVTGPIDPAGAFRRRDVLTHDWSDDGQVEWLRSAGIDLVRGQGRITGEREVTVTPPESPARTLRARHAVAVCTGTRAAVPDIPGLRDAHPWTSREATSAHEVPASLAIIGGGVVACEMATAYAGLGSRITMIVRSGLLGRVEPFAQDAVREALVQAGVDIRTGNTASVRRETDGAVVLTLDDGSTVRASEVLVATGRAPRTDDIGLDAAGCAPGDWLDVDDTMRVVGSDWLYAVGDVNHRALLTHQGKYQARAAGDVIAARATGATVDAAPWGRHAATADHDAVPQVVFTEPEIAAVGMTEAEARATGRDIRVLDNDLSGIAGAAAYADHYRGRARAVVDQKRGVLLGATFVGPDVGELLHAATIAVVGEVPLSRLWHAVPAYPTISEVWLRWLEQAGRATA; encoded by the coding sequence ATGGACACCTACGACCTCATCGTGATCGGCGCCGGCCCCGTCGGCGAGAACGTGGCGGATCGCGCCGTGCAGTCAGGTCTCACGGCCGTGATCGTGGAGAGCGAGCTCGTCGGCGGGGAGTGCTCGTACTGGGCATGCATGCCCTCGAAGGGACTGCTGCGCCCGGCAGCCGCGCTGCGAGCCGCGCGTGACATCGACGGCGCACGGCAGGCGGTGACCGGCCCGATCGACCCCGCAGGAGCCTTCCGTCGCCGCGACGTGCTCACGCACGACTGGAGCGACGACGGCCAGGTCGAATGGCTGCGCAGCGCCGGCATCGACCTGGTGCGCGGGCAGGGCCGCATCACCGGCGAGCGCGAGGTGACGGTGACCCCGCCTGAGTCTCCGGCGCGCACGCTGCGCGCCCGTCATGCCGTGGCCGTGTGCACCGGAACCCGGGCGGCCGTCCCCGACATCCCCGGGCTGCGCGACGCGCATCCGTGGACCAGCCGCGAGGCGACATCGGCTCACGAGGTGCCCGCCTCGCTGGCGATCATCGGCGGTGGCGTTGTCGCCTGCGAGATGGCGACCGCCTATGCCGGGCTCGGCAGCCGCATCACGATGATCGTGCGCTCGGGGCTTCTCGGCCGCGTCGAGCCGTTCGCGCAGGATGCCGTGCGCGAAGCGCTTGTTCAGGCCGGCGTCGACATCCGCACGGGCAACACCGCGAGCGTGCGCCGCGAGACCGACGGCGCTGTCGTGCTCACGCTCGACGACGGCAGCACCGTGCGCGCCAGCGAGGTCCTGGTCGCGACCGGCCGCGCTCCGCGCACCGACGACATCGGGCTGGATGCCGCAGGATGTGCCCCGGGCGATTGGCTCGACGTCGACGACACGATGCGGGTCGTCGGCAGCGACTGGCTGTATGCGGTCGGCGACGTCAACCATCGCGCGCTGCTGACGCACCAGGGCAAGTACCAGGCGCGCGCTGCCGGCGACGTCATCGCCGCGCGCGCCACCGGAGCGACGGTGGATGCCGCACCCTGGGGCCGCCACGCCGCGACGGCCGATCACGACGCGGTGCCGCAGGTGGTCTTCACCGAGCCCGAGATCGCCGCGGTGGGCATGACCGAGGCCGAGGCGCGGGCGACCGGGCGCGACATCCGCGTTCTCGACAACGACCTGTCGGGCATCGCGGGGGCCGCGGCGTACGCCGATCACTACCGCGGCCGGGCGCGCGCCGTCGTCGACCAGAAGCGCGGCGTGCTCCTGGGCGCGACCTTCGTCGGGCCCGACGTCGGCGAGCTGCTGCATGCGGCGACGATAGCGGTGGTCGGCGAGGTTCCGCTGTCGCGGCTGTGGCATGCCGTGCCGGCGTATCCGACGATCAGCGAGGTGTGGCTGCGCTGGCTCGAGCAGGCCGGGCGCGCGACGGCGTAG
- the purH gene encoding bifunctional phosphoribosylaminoimidazolecarboxamide formyltransferase/IMP cyclohydrolase, with the protein MAGPHHDPSLYRERDIVPVRRALVSVSDKTGLLTLAEALSGAGVEIVSTGSTASTIRDAGFAVTDVSAVTGVPELLDGRVKTLHPKVHGGLLADLRLQSHEEQLAEFGIEPFELVVVNLYPFVETVRSGAGADDVVEQIDIGGPAMVRASAKNFANVAVVVSPESYPAIIDAVTGGGTTLAERKELAARAFAHTANYDRAVATWFSEETLAEGVDLPQHLTIKAERVAPLRYGENAHQRAAIYSRVGGHGIAQADQLQGKPMSYNNYVDADAALRAAFDMVLPAVAIIKHANPCGIAVAAPNALDPIASAHLRAHECDPLSAFGGVIAANRTVTLKMAENLRDIFTEVIVAPDFEAEALELFALKKNLRVLRLPDDWTQEPMDVRLVSGGLLLQDADRFPDDDFASVAAGWDLVSGEQPSDAEMQNLIFAWKSCRAVKSNAIVLAKDSATVGIGMGQVNRVDSCKLAVERAGERAAGSVAASDAYFPFSDGPETLINAGITAIVQPGGSVRDQETIDLARERGVTMFFTGERHFFH; encoded by the coding sequence ATGGCCGGCCCTCACCACGATCCCTCCCTGTACCGCGAGCGCGACATCGTCCCCGTCCGCCGAGCGTTGGTCTCGGTCAGCGACAAGACCGGCCTGCTGACCCTGGCCGAAGCGCTCAGCGGTGCCGGTGTGGAGATCGTGTCGACGGGCTCGACCGCATCGACGATCCGTGACGCCGGCTTCGCCGTCACCGACGTGTCGGCGGTCACCGGGGTTCCCGAGCTGCTCGACGGACGCGTGAAGACGCTGCACCCCAAGGTGCACGGCGGGCTGCTGGCCGACCTGCGCCTGCAGTCGCACGAAGAGCAGCTCGCCGAGTTCGGCATCGAGCCGTTCGAACTGGTCGTGGTGAACCTGTACCCGTTCGTGGAGACCGTGCGTTCGGGCGCCGGCGCCGACGACGTCGTCGAACAGATCGACATCGGGGGACCGGCCATGGTGCGCGCATCGGCGAAGAACTTCGCGAACGTGGCCGTCGTGGTCTCGCCCGAGTCGTATCCGGCCATCATCGACGCTGTCACCGGTGGCGGCACGACGCTGGCCGAGCGCAAGGAACTGGCCGCCCGCGCGTTCGCGCACACGGCGAACTACGACCGGGCCGTGGCCACCTGGTTCTCAGAGGAGACCCTCGCCGAAGGCGTCGACCTGCCCCAGCATCTGACGATCAAGGCCGAACGAGTCGCGCCGCTGCGGTACGGCGAGAACGCCCACCAGCGCGCGGCCATCTACTCGCGCGTGGGCGGGCACGGCATCGCCCAGGCCGATCAGCTGCAGGGCAAGCCGATGTCGTACAACAACTACGTCGACGCCGATGCCGCCCTGCGTGCCGCGTTCGACATGGTGCTGCCGGCGGTCGCGATCATCAAGCACGCGAACCCGTGCGGCATCGCGGTGGCCGCGCCCAACGCGCTCGACCCGATCGCCAGCGCCCACCTGCGTGCGCATGAATGCGACCCGCTGTCGGCGTTCGGCGGGGTCATCGCCGCCAACCGCACGGTCACCCTGAAGATGGCCGAGAACCTGCGTGACATCTTCACCGAGGTGATCGTCGCCCCCGACTTCGAGGCAGAGGCCCTCGAGCTGTTCGCGCTCAAGAAGAACCTGCGCGTGCTGCGGCTGCCCGATGACTGGACGCAAGAGCCGATGGATGTGCGCCTGGTCTCGGGCGGGCTGCTGCTGCAAGACGCCGACCGGTTCCCCGACGACGACTTCGCCTCGGTGGCTGCCGGATGGGATCTCGTCTCGGGTGAGCAGCCCAGCGATGCCGAGATGCAGAACCTCATCTTCGCCTGGAAGTCGTGCCGTGCCGTGAAGTCGAACGCCATCGTGCTGGCCAAGGATTCGGCCACGGTCGGCATCGGCATGGGCCAGGTCAACCGGGTCGATTCGTGCAAGCTGGCGGTGGAGCGCGCCGGAGAGCGCGCGGCCGGCTCGGTCGCGGCATCCGACGCCTACTTTCCGTTCTCCGACGGCCCCGAGACGCTGATCAACGCGGGCATCACCGCCATCGTGCAGCCCGGCGGTTCGGTGCGCGACCAGGAGACGATCGATCTGGCCCGCGAGCGCGGCGTGACGATGTTCTTCACCGGAGAGCGGCACTTCTTCCACTGA
- the purN gene encoding phosphoribosylglycinamide formyltransferase: protein MLTVAVLISGAGSNLRALLDAADDPDYPARIIAVGADRQADGLDHAEAFGIPTFTVPYARFSSREQWGAELDAQLRVWNPDLIVLSGLMRLLPSATVDAFSPRIINTHPAYLPEFPGAHGVRDALAAGATQTGASVIVVDNGVDSGPILAQERVPVLPGDDEQSLHERIKPVERRLLIDVVRRVATGDLDLAAASAPVTQTP from the coding sequence GTGCTGACGGTCGCCGTACTCATCTCGGGCGCAGGCTCGAATCTGCGGGCTCTGCTCGACGCCGCCGACGACCCCGACTATCCGGCGCGGATCATCGCCGTCGGCGCCGATCGGCAGGCCGACGGCCTGGACCATGCCGAAGCCTTCGGCATCCCGACCTTCACGGTGCCCTACGCGCGGTTCAGTAGTCGTGAACAGTGGGGCGCCGAACTCGACGCACAGCTGCGTGTGTGGAACCCCGACCTCATCGTGCTGAGCGGGCTGATGCGGCTGCTGCCGTCGGCGACCGTGGATGCCTTCTCACCCCGCATCATCAACACCCACCCCGCCTACCTGCCCGAGTTTCCCGGTGCGCACGGGGTGCGCGACGCGCTCGCGGCCGGTGCCACGCAGACCGGCGCCAGCGTCATCGTGGTCGACAACGGTGTCGATTCGGGCCCCATCCTTGCGCAGGAGCGCGTGCCGGTGCTGCCCGGTGACGACGAGCAGTCCCTGCACGAGCGCATCAAGCCTGTCGAGCGGCGCCTGCTCATCGACGTGGTGCGCCGCGTCGCCACCGGCGACCTCGATCTTGCCGCGGCATCCGCCCCGGTGACCCAGACCCCCTGA
- a CDS encoding DUF6350 family protein → MHRLLIALLSAFDALIAAAVGLAVALATLTVLWVAGIGAPEWSALWPVTAGVWQLGHLVPFTIHLSAEYLAVTGIPDGAASIALSLAPLAFACFTAYRGVRSGIRAGRSGAWITGVAGAAVAFAVVAAVVGLTSRTPVAVASLWQAVLLPTLVFLLPCLAGAVGAAWRSDSGVIGRLRELIDDLPGLWPEVPALALRGAGIVLTAVTGIGALGVIAALLLRGDEVIALYQAANLDATGVIVVSLAQLAYLPTLIVWALSFIAGPGFAVGTATAVSPAGTQLGVVPGIPVLGLLPESVSPWLLLLVLLPIGAGVLAGWMLRGQMPRPGDVGAGEPAVRGASTSWRREDYGVRAGVAVGVAVLSAAGAALAAWAASGAFGPGRLALVGPHPGAVALAVGVEVLIGVGILLLTPEGEGGTDRGRLAGGTPGATGVKTTSSVEADRAAAQVDRAVTSDDDTAGEDDIDTAPIDPGFLDGPDEIRP, encoded by the coding sequence ATGCATCGCCTTCTCATCGCCCTGCTCTCTGCGTTCGACGCGCTCATCGCCGCGGCCGTCGGCCTCGCCGTGGCGCTGGCGACCCTCACGGTGCTGTGGGTGGCCGGCATCGGTGCTCCCGAGTGGTCGGCGTTGTGGCCGGTCACCGCCGGCGTGTGGCAGCTCGGGCACCTCGTGCCGTTCACCATCCACCTGTCGGCGGAGTATCTCGCCGTCACCGGAATCCCCGACGGCGCGGCATCCATCGCTCTGTCGCTCGCCCCGCTCGCCTTCGCGTGTTTCACGGCCTATCGCGGGGTGCGGTCGGGCATTCGCGCGGGGCGCAGCGGCGCCTGGATCACGGGCGTGGCCGGTGCGGCGGTCGCCTTCGCCGTCGTCGCCGCGGTCGTCGGTCTGACCTCGCGTACACCGGTGGCTGTTGCATCCCTCTGGCAGGCGGTGCTGCTGCCGACCCTCGTCTTTCTGCTGCCCTGTCTGGCCGGGGCGGTCGGGGCCGCATGGCGGTCCGACTCCGGTGTCATCGGGCGGCTGCGCGAGCTGATCGATGACCTGCCCGGGCTGTGGCCCGAGGTTCCGGCGCTCGCGCTGCGTGGGGCCGGCATCGTGCTGACCGCGGTGACCGGCATCGGCGCCCTGGGCGTGATCGCAGCCCTGCTGCTGCGCGGCGACGAGGTGATAGCGCTCTACCAGGCGGCCAACCTCGACGCGACAGGTGTGATCGTCGTCTCGCTCGCGCAGCTCGCCTACCTGCCCACGCTCATCGTGTGGGCGCTCTCGTTCATCGCCGGACCAGGGTTCGCGGTCGGTACCGCCACCGCCGTATCGCCGGCGGGCACGCAGCTGGGCGTGGTGCCGGGCATTCCGGTGCTGGGCCTGTTGCCCGAGTCGGTGTCGCCCTGGCTGCTGCTGCTGGTGCTGCTGCCGATCGGCGCCGGCGTGCTGGCGGGATGGATGCTACGCGGGCAGATGCCCCGTCCCGGTGACGTGGGGGCGGGGGAGCCGGCTGTGCGGGGGGCGTCGACATCCTGGCGCCGCGAGGACTACGGCGTGCGTGCCGGCGTCGCGGTGGGTGTGGCCGTGCTCAGCGCGGCGGGCGCGGCGCTGGCCGCGTGGGCGGCATCGGGGGCGTTCGGTCCCGGGCGCCTTGCGCTGGTGGGCCCGCACCCCGGTGCGGTGGCACTTGCCGTCGGAGTCGAGGTGCTGATCGGTGTGGGCATCCTGCTGCTGACGCCCGAGGGCGAGGGCGGGACGGATCGCGGCAGGCTCGCCGGCGGCACGCCGGGAGCGACCGGGGTGAAGACCACTTCGTCGGTCGAGGCGGACAGGGCGGCGGCCCAGGTGGATAGGGCGGTGACCTCGGACGATGACACGGCGGGCGAGGATGACATCGACACGGCGCCGATCGATCCCGGGTTCCTTGACGGCCCCGACGAGATTCGGCCCTGA